Below is a genomic region from Streptomyces ferrugineus.
TGGATCGTAGGCACTACTTCTCCGGTTTCTGTGTGCCGATGGGTACAGCTAACCTGGAACGTCGCCGACCCACGCGGTCGGGTGTGTCGAATCCGGCGGACTCCCGCCGCAAGGCGAAAAGAGCACAGATTACGGTGGCGCTCACGGCTCGCTATGCGGTTGAAGGCACGCACGAGAGCCAGGGCACACCCCAGGCACAAGGTCTGAGCGTACCTACCTCATTCGCTGCGGTCAAAACAAATGGGCCTCGCCCGCATCCCTATACGGCCGATGTCAAGACCGCGCGACGGGTTTGATCTTCGAATCGCCGATTCGGGCATGTCGTACCGACTCCTTCCGTGCTCAGGCGGACACGGCGGCGGCCACCATCATCAGGGTCACCAGGACCGCCCAGGCGGCGTTCGACAGCCACCCGAGCACCAGCCCGGTCAGGGCGAGCGCGTCACCGCTCTCCCCGGTGCGCCGTATCTCGGAACGCGCGGCGTGCCCGAGCACCACGGCCGGGATGCCGGTCAGCCCGAAACTCACCAGGCACAGCACACCGCACACGGCGGAGCCCACCGCCTTGCCGTTGGTCTGCGGCCGCGACACCGGCAGAAAGGTCCGCGGCACGGGCGTGACGGGCGCCGGCTGCGGCATCGGCCCCTGGGGCAGGTCGGCGACGAGCAGGGCCAGCTCGCCCACCGTGCGGGCCGTGTAGGCCCGCGCGACCCGCTTCTCGAACTCGGGCTGCTCCAGCCGTCCCTCCCCGAACCCCGCCCTGAGCACGTCCACGGCCCGCTCACGGTCGGCGTGCGAGGCGAGCATCGCCGGAGCACCGGGGCCGGTCCACGGCTGCGGCGCGCCGCCGTGCCCCTGCCAGGGCTGCCACGGCTGCCACGACGGGTGCGTCATGGAGCACCACCCCCGTACATGTCGGAGTCCCTCCATCATGCGCCGAACCGGCACTCCAGGCATCGGGGTCCCCCCGGAGAAAACCCGGAGACATCCACCACCGTCACCTCCCCTGCCGTACCCCGGAAAGTTCGATCCCCCCAAAACAGCCGACCCAGACACCTGTCTGCCCGCGCCCCTTTGGGACGCTGCCGAACCGCAGGGGCCTGCTCGCCGAGGGCCAGGGCGCTGTGGGCGCCTGAGTGAACGCTGAAGGGCGGCCACCCCGAGGGGTGACCGCCCTTCATTGCGTCAAGCGGACGCTCGCTTACTGGTTGTACGGACCATAGTCGTAGTCCTCCAGCGGAACGGCCTGGCCGGAACCGGTGCCGAACGGCGAGTAGTCGATGTCGTCGTAGCCGACGGCCGAGTACATCGCGGCCTTGGCCTCCTCGGTCGGCTCGACCCGGATGTTGCGGTAGCGGGACAGACCCGTACCGGCCGGGATGAGCTTACCGATGATGACGTTCTCCTTGAGGCCGATGAGCGAGTCGGACTTGGCGTTGATCGCCGCGTCCGTGAGGACTCGCGTCGTCTCCTGGAAGGACGCCGCCGACAGCCAGGACTCCGTGGCCAGCGAGGCCTTGGTGATACCCATGAGCTGCGGACGACCGGAGGCCGGGTGACCGCCCTCCTGGACCACACGACGGTTCTCGTGCTCGAACTTCGAGCGCTCGACCAGCTCACCGGGCAGCAGCTCGGCGTCGCCGGACTCGATGATCGTCACACGGCGCAGCATCTGCCGGATGATGATCTCGATGTGCTTGTCGTGGATCGACACACCCTGCGAGTTGTAGACCTTCTGGACCTCGCCGACCAGGTGGACCTGGACGGCACGCTGGCCCAGGATGCGCAGCACGTCGTGCGGGTTGGTGGCACCCACGGTGAGCTTCTGGCCCACCTCGACGTGCTCGCCCTCGCTGACCAGGAGTCGGGCGCGCTTCGAGATCGGGAACGCCGTCTCGTCGCTGCCGTCGTCCGGGGTGACGACGATCTTCTTGGTCTTCTCGGTCTCCTCGATCCGGACGCGGCCCTGGGCCTCGGAGATCGGGGCGACACCCTTCGGGGTACGGGCCTCGAAGAGCTCGACGACACGCGGCAGACCCTGGGTGATGTCGTCACCGGCCACACCACCGGTGTGGAAGGTACGCATCGTCAGCTGGGTGCCGGGCTCACCGATGGACTGGGCGGCGATGATGCCGACCGCCTCACCGATGTCGACCAGCTTGCCGGTGGCCAGCGAGCGGCCGTAGCACATGGCGCAGGTGCCGACGGCGGACTCGCAGGTCAGGACCGAGCGGGTCTTGACCGTCTCGATGCCGGCGGCGACCAGCTGGTCGATGAGGACGTCACCGAGGTCGACGCCCGCCGGGGCGAGCACCTTGCCGTCCACGACGATGTCCTCGGCGAGGCAGCGCGCGTACACGGACGTCTCGGCGTTGTCCGCCTTGCGCAGGACGCCGTCGGCGCCGCGCTCCGCGATGGCCAGCTTGAGGCCGCGGTCGGTGCCGCAGTCCTCCTCGCGGATGATGACGTCCTGCGACACGTCGACCAGACGACGGGTCAGGTAACCCGAGTCGGCGGTACGCAGGGCGGTGTCCGCCAGACCCTTACGGGCACCGTGCGTGGAGATGAAGTACTCCAGCACGGACAGGCCCTCACGGAACGACGCCTTGATCGGACGCGGGATCGTCTCGTTCTTCGCGTTCGACACCAGACCACGCATACCGGCGATCTGACGCATCTGCATCATGTTGCCTCGTGCACCCGAGTTCACCATCATGAAGATCGGGTTGGTCTTCGGGAAGTTGTCGTTCATCGCCTCGGCGACCT
It encodes:
- a CDS encoding DUF1707 and DUF4190 domain-containing protein, whose product is MTHPSWQPWQPWQGHGGAPQPWTGPGAPAMLASHADRERAVDVLRAGFGEGRLEQPEFEKRVARAYTARTVGELALLVADLPQGPMPQPAPVTPVPRTFLPVSRPQTNGKAVGSAVCGVLCLVSFGLTGIPAVVLGHAARSEIRRTGESGDALALTGLVLGWLSNAAWAVLVTLMMVAAAVSA